In Malus sylvestris chromosome 16, drMalSylv7.2, whole genome shotgun sequence, the following are encoded in one genomic region:
- the LOC126607936 gene encoding probable nucleoredoxin 1 produces MANGDGHGVTHDLLSLLASADRNFLLRNNGDQVEISSLTGKIVGLYFSASWCGPCRRFTPNLVEVHQDLAAKGDFEVVFISSDRDEESFNGYFSKMPWLSIPFSDLETRKRLKEFFKVRGIPHLVIIDANGKVSIDDGTKIVMDHGVDGYPFTAEKMNFLIEQEAVAKENQSLSSLLVSNSRDYLISKDGNKVSVSELEGKIVGLYFSLYTHKPCKEFTQALVKFHEKLKEKGENFEIVLISLDLEEEHFKEGFQVSWLALPFKDKNCEKLARYFALESLPRLVIIGQDGKTLHSNAAELIEEYGAEAYPFTAEKIAELAELKLEEQTVQSLLVAGGRDFVVEKNGSRVPVSELAGKHILLYFSAHWCHPCRAFMPKLIKAYNQIKAKDNAIEIIFLSSDRDHHSFKEFFETMPWLAIPLGDPRKALLQRKFKIQAIPALVAISPSGQTLSTQARQLIQAHGADAYPFTEEHVKQLEEKLEEEAKGWPEKVKSILHAEHELTRVLHHDYVCWCREPGSGWSFYCKDCDFDLHPRCALGNNGGTKDDPPTAKDDPSKAAEDYICDGDVCRKV; encoded by the exons ATGGCTAACGGCGACGGACACGGCGTCACTCACgacctcctttctctcctcgcCTCCGCCGACCGAAACTTCCTCCTCCGCAACAACGGCGACCAG GTTGAGATCAGTAGTTTGACCGGAAAGATTGTGGGGTTGTATTTCTCCGCCTCGTGGTGCGGCCCCTGCCGCCGGTTCACCCCAAACTTGGTGGAGGTTCACCAGGACTTGGCTGCCAAAGGCGACTTTGAAGTTGTGTTCATCTCTTCTGATAGAGATGAGGAATCGTTCAATGGATACTTCTCTAAAATGCCTTGGCTTTCGATTCCCTTTTCGGATTTGGAGACCCGGAAACGCCTCAAGGAGTTCTTCAAAGTCAGGGGGATTCCCCATCTTGTCATTATTGATGCCAATGGGAAGGTTTCTATTGATGATGGAACTAAAATTGTGATGGACCACGGCGTGGATGGTTATCCGTTTACTGCGGAGAAGATGAATTTCTTGATTGAGCAGGAAGCCGTGGCGAAGGAGAATCAGTCCTTGAGTTCTCTTTTGGTCTCTAACTCCCGGGATTATTTGATTTCGAAGGATGGGAATAAG GTTTCTGTGTCCGAGCTTGAAGGAAAGATTGTTGGGTTGTATTTCTCGCTTTATACTCACAAGCCATGCAAAGAATTTACTCAGGCACTCGTGAAGTTCCATGAGAAACTgaaggagaaaggagagaacTTTGAGATTGTATTGATATCTCTAGACCTTGAAGAGGAACACTTCAAAGAAGGATTTCAAGTGTCATGGTTGGCATTGCCGTTTAAGGACAAGAACTGTGAAAAACTTGCTCGCTACTTTGCGCTTGAGAGCTTACCTAGACTAGTTATAATTGGGCAAGATGGGAAGACCTTACACTCCAATGCGGCTGAACTCATTGAAGAGTATGGCGCTGAAGCCTATCCGTTTACAGCAGAGAAGATTGCTGAGCTTGCTGAATTGAAACTCGAAGAACAGACTGTACAGTCACTTTTGGTTGCTGGGGGCAGAGACTTTGTGGTTGAAAAGAACGGTTCCAGG GTACCCGTGTCTGAGCTTGCTGGGAAGCACATTCTGCTCTATTTCTCAGCTCATTGGTGCCATCCATGTCGTGCATTCATGCCTAAGCTTATAAAAGCATACAATCAGATCAAGGCAAAGGACAATGCAATCGAAATAATCTTCCTCTCAAGCGATCGTGATCATCATTCCTTCAAAGAATTCTTTGAGACCATGCCTTGGTTAGCCATCCCATTAGGCGATCCAAGGAAGGCCCTCCTGCAGCGCAAATTCAAAATCCAAGCAATTCCTGCATTGGTAGCCATTAGCCCCAGCGGTCAGACACTCAGCACGCAGGCCCGGCAGCTCATACAGGCACATGGAGCCGATGCTTATCCTTTCACCGAAGAGCATGTGAAGCAATTGGAGGAAAAGCTGGAGGAAGAAGCAAAGGGGTGGCCTGAGAAAGTGAAGAGTATACTCCATGCTGAACACGAACTCACTCGTGTGCTCCACCACGACTATGTTTGCTGGTGTAGGGAGCCGGGAAGTGGCTGGTCCTTTTACTGCAAAGACTGCGACTTCGATCTCCACCCAAGATGTGCTTTGGGCAACAATGGAGGAACAAAGGATGACCCTCCCACGGCAAAGGATGACCCTTCCAAGGCAGCCGAGGATTATATTTGTGACGGCGATGTGTGCCGTAAAGTTTGA
- the LOC126607946 gene encoding uncharacterized protein LOC126607946 isoform X1, protein MGETEVTTTNVNVGKNERNGQLKAFDLAFSKALLQVPQKLQNCVKSQLRRLVKDDGVKTVSFLPKKAASLELDLEKQLQAWRENPSWVDQPPDMKVSVPKGSLCNLGVSVDVGLPPDAVYNIVTDPDNKRVFKNIKAMISRTVLVDEGHRQVVELEQAAIWKFLWWSGTFAVHVLVDQNRKDHSMKFKQIKTGFMEKFEGCWRMEPLFVDEKTCFPFKPKTWADYNSCTGGKGRIGSKLSLEQLIQPSIVPPPPISWYLRGITSKTTEMLINDMLAEAARLRGELNPEESNKENEMSQDREVLSHVDNVSDIKERWALHRRNAKQCHRRLRPVK, encoded by the exons ATGGGTGAGACAGAAGTGACCACGACGAACGTAAACGTTGGCAAGAACGAGAGAAATGGGCAGCTCAAGGCCTTTGATCTGGCGTTTTCCAAAGCGTTGTTGCAGGTTCCTCAGAAGCTGCAAAATTGTGTAAAG TCGCAGCTAAGGAGACTGGTAAAGGATGACGGAGTGAAAACGGTGAGCTTTCTACCGAAAAAGGCTGCATCTTTGGAGCTTGACTTGGAGAAGCAGTTGCAAGCATGGAGAGAAAATCCTTCTTGGGTTGATCAACCACCAGATATGAAG GTCAGCGTACCAAAAGGTTCTCTTTGCAACCTCGGTGTAAGCGTTGATGTTGGGTTGCCCCCGGATGCAGTATATAATATTGTAACTGACCCTGATAATAAGAGGGTTTTCAAAAATATTAAGGCAA TGATATCCAGAACCGTTTTGGTCGATGAAGGTCATAGGCAGGTCGTTGAACTGGAGCAAGCTGCTATATGGAAGTTTCTTTGGTGGTCAGGGACCTTTGCGGTTCATGTTTTAGTAGATCAAAACAGAAAAGATCACTCA ATGAAGTTCAAGCAAATCAAAACAGGGTTTATGGAGAAATTTGAAGGCTGCTGGAGAATGGAACCTCTTTTTGTCGATGAAAAGACCTGCTTTCCGTTCAAACCCAAGACATGGGCAGATTATAATTCTTGCACAGGAGGCAAAGGAAGGATCGGTTCAAAGTTGAGCTTGGAGCAACTGATCCAGCCATCTATAGTTCCACCCCCACCTATTTCTTGGTACCTACGGGGAATCACCAGCAAGACTACTGAGATGCTGATAAACGACATGCTTGCGGAAGCTGCCAGATTACGAGGAGAGTTAAATCCTGAAGAGTCCAATAAAGAGAACGAAATGTCTCAGGACAGGGAAGTACTTAGTCACGTTGATAATGTATCTGACATCAAAGAAAGATGGGCTTTGCACAGGAGGAACGCAAAGCAATGCCATCGGAGGCTACGGCCTGTTAAATGA
- the LOC126607946 gene encoding uncharacterized protein LOC126607946 isoform X2 — translation MGETEVTTTNVNVGKNERNGQLKAFDLAFSKALLQVPQKLQNCVKLRRLVKDDGVKTVSFLPKKAASLELDLEKQLQAWRENPSWVDQPPDMKVSVPKGSLCNLGVSVDVGLPPDAVYNIVTDPDNKRVFKNIKAMISRTVLVDEGHRQVVELEQAAIWKFLWWSGTFAVHVLVDQNRKDHSMKFKQIKTGFMEKFEGCWRMEPLFVDEKTCFPFKPKTWADYNSCTGGKGRIGSKLSLEQLIQPSIVPPPPISWYLRGITSKTTEMLINDMLAEAARLRGELNPEESNKENEMSQDREVLSHVDNVSDIKERWALHRRNAKQCHRRLRPVK, via the exons ATGGGTGAGACAGAAGTGACCACGACGAACGTAAACGTTGGCAAGAACGAGAGAAATGGGCAGCTCAAGGCCTTTGATCTGGCGTTTTCCAAAGCGTTGTTGCAGGTTCCTCAGAAGCTGCAAAATTGTGTAAAG CTAAGGAGACTGGTAAAGGATGACGGAGTGAAAACGGTGAGCTTTCTACCGAAAAAGGCTGCATCTTTGGAGCTTGACTTGGAGAAGCAGTTGCAAGCATGGAGAGAAAATCCTTCTTGGGTTGATCAACCACCAGATATGAAG GTCAGCGTACCAAAAGGTTCTCTTTGCAACCTCGGTGTAAGCGTTGATGTTGGGTTGCCCCCGGATGCAGTATATAATATTGTAACTGACCCTGATAATAAGAGGGTTTTCAAAAATATTAAGGCAA TGATATCCAGAACCGTTTTGGTCGATGAAGGTCATAGGCAGGTCGTTGAACTGGAGCAAGCTGCTATATGGAAGTTTCTTTGGTGGTCAGGGACCTTTGCGGTTCATGTTTTAGTAGATCAAAACAGAAAAGATCACTCA ATGAAGTTCAAGCAAATCAAAACAGGGTTTATGGAGAAATTTGAAGGCTGCTGGAGAATGGAACCTCTTTTTGTCGATGAAAAGACCTGCTTTCCGTTCAAACCCAAGACATGGGCAGATTATAATTCTTGCACAGGAGGCAAAGGAAGGATCGGTTCAAAGTTGAGCTTGGAGCAACTGATCCAGCCATCTATAGTTCCACCCCCACCTATTTCTTGGTACCTACGGGGAATCACCAGCAAGACTACTGAGATGCTGATAAACGACATGCTTGCGGAAGCTGCCAGATTACGAGGAGAGTTAAATCCTGAAGAGTCCAATAAAGAGAACGAAATGTCTCAGGACAGGGAAGTACTTAGTCACGTTGATAATGTATCTGACATCAAAGAAAGATGGGCTTTGCACAGGAGGAACGCAAAGCAATGCCATCGGAGGCTACGGCCTGTTAAATGA
- the LOC126607939 gene encoding pantothenate kinase 1-like isoform X2, which translates to MEIGNVGITEVSKPTNSEAQISHLALDIGGSLIKLVYFSTNSDDSSSSNDSLAASNGDRGRPVLEGKLHFAKFETQKINDCIDFIRSKQLRLTGSEQHGASGSAKCVIKATGGGAFKYADLFKEKLGISLDKADEMDCLVAGANFLLKVDGPGKFERVSGTNVGGGTFWGLGKLLTKCKNFDELLELSHRGNNRVIDMLVGDIYGGMDYTKIGLVSTAIASSFGKAISDNKELEDYKPEDISRSLLRMISNNVGQISYLNALRFGLKRIFFAGFFIRGHAYTMDTIAVAVHFWSKGEAKAMFLKHEGFLGALGSFMSYEKHGFEDLKVHQSVQQYPVGASLGGDTSHDPPNEDLNENQSIDCSVYLS; encoded by the exons ATGGAAATTGGGAACGTTGGAATTACAGAGGTTTCAAAACCCACCAATTCCGAAGCTCAAATTTCCCACCTTGCTCTCGATATTGGAG GTTCTCTGATAAAGTTGGTGTATTTCTCAACGAACAGTGACGATTCGTCTTCTTCGAATGATAGCTTAGCAGCTTCTAATGGCGATAGAGGGCGTCCTGTTCTTGAAGGGAAGCTCCATTTTGCAAAGTTTGAAACTCAGAAAATCAATGACTGTATAGACTTCATTCGATCCAAGCAACTTCGCCTTACTG GCTCCGAACAACACGGAGCTTCTGGGAGCGCGAAGTGCGTTATTAAG GCCACAGGTGGTGGGGCATTCAAGTACGCAGATCTCTTTAAAGAAAAGCTTGGGATTTCTCTTGACAAGGCAGATGAAATGGACTGTCTTGTGGCCGGAGCAAATTTTCTGCTTAAG GTAGATGGACCTGGTAAGTTTGAGCGAGTAAGTGGAACCAATGTTGGTGGTGGCACCTTTTGGGGTTTGGGGAAGCTTTTAACAaagtgcaagaa TTTTGACGAGTTGCTGGAGTTAAGTCATCGGGGAAATAATAGAGTGATAGACATGCTTGTCGGGGACATCTATGGTGGAATGGACTATACAAAG ATTGGTCTGGTATCAACAGCCATTGCTTCTAGCTTTGGCAAAGCAATTTCTGATAATAAGGAGCTGGAAGATTACAAACCTGAAGATATTTCTCGATCCCTCTTAAGAATGATTTCAAATAATGTTGGACAG ATCTCATACTTGAATGCACTGAGATTTGGGCTCAAGCGAATATTCTTTGCTGGATTTTTCATTCGGGGCCATGCTTACACCATGGACACGATTGCTGTTGCCGTTCATTTCTG GTCTAAAGGTGAGGCAAAAGCAATGTTCTTAAAACACGAAGGATTTCTTGGAGCATTGGGTTCATTCATGAGCTATGAAAAGCATGGTTTTGAGGACTTGAAAGTCCATCAGTCGGTGCAACAATACCCAGTTGGTGCATCCCTCGGAGGTGATACGAGTCATGATCCACCAAATGAGGACTTGAACGAAAACCAAAGTATAGACTGCAGCGTCTACCTGTCATAA
- the LOC126607939 gene encoding pantothenate kinase 1-like isoform X3: protein MISGSEQHGASGSAKCVIKATGGGAFKYADLFKEKLGISLDKADEMDCLVAGANFLLKAVHPEAFTYMGGQKEFVKIDHDDLYPYLLVNIGSGVSMIKVDGPGKFERVSGTNVGGGTFWGLGKLLTKCKNFDELLELSHRGNNRVIDMLVGDIYGGMDYTKIGLVSTAIASSFGKAISDNKELEDYKPEDISRSLLRMISNNVGQISYLNALRFGLKRIFFAGFFIRGHAYTMDTIAVAVHFWSKGEAKAMFLKHEGFLGALGSFMSYEKHGFEDLKVHQSVQQYPVGASLGGDTSHDPPNEDLNENQSIDCSVYLS from the exons ATGATTTCAGGCTCCGAACAACACGGAGCTTCTGGGAGCGCGAAGTGCGTTATTAAG GCCACAGGTGGTGGGGCATTCAAGTACGCAGATCTCTTTAAAGAAAAGCTTGGGATTTCTCTTGACAAGGCAGATGAAATGGACTGTCTTGTGGCCGGAGCAAATTTTCTGCTTAAG GCAGTTCACCCTGAAGCATTCACATACATGGGTGGTCAGAAAGAATTTGTGAAGATTGACCATGATGATCTATATCCCTATCTGCTTGTCAATATTGGTTCTGGTGTCAGTATGATCAAG GTAGATGGACCTGGTAAGTTTGAGCGAGTAAGTGGAACCAATGTTGGTGGTGGCACCTTTTGGGGTTTGGGGAAGCTTTTAACAaagtgcaagaa TTTTGACGAGTTGCTGGAGTTAAGTCATCGGGGAAATAATAGAGTGATAGACATGCTTGTCGGGGACATCTATGGTGGAATGGACTATACAAAG ATTGGTCTGGTATCAACAGCCATTGCTTCTAGCTTTGGCAAAGCAATTTCTGATAATAAGGAGCTGGAAGATTACAAACCTGAAGATATTTCTCGATCCCTCTTAAGAATGATTTCAAATAATGTTGGACAG ATCTCATACTTGAATGCACTGAGATTTGGGCTCAAGCGAATATTCTTTGCTGGATTTTTCATTCGGGGCCATGCTTACACCATGGACACGATTGCTGTTGCCGTTCATTTCTG GTCTAAAGGTGAGGCAAAAGCAATGTTCTTAAAACACGAAGGATTTCTTGGAGCATTGGGTTCATTCATGAGCTATGAAAAGCATGGTTTTGAGGACTTGAAAGTCCATCAGTCGGTGCAACAATACCCAGTTGGTGCATCCCTCGGAGGTGATACGAGTCATGATCCACCAAATGAGGACTTGAACGAAAACCAAAGTATAGACTGCAGCGTCTACCTGTCATAA
- the LOC126607939 gene encoding pantothenate kinase 1-like isoform X1 yields MEIGNVGITEVSKPTNSEAQISHLALDIGGSLIKLVYFSTNSDDSSSSNDSLAASNGDRGRPVLEGKLHFAKFETQKINDCIDFIRSKQLRLTGSEQHGASGSAKCVIKATGGGAFKYADLFKEKLGISLDKADEMDCLVAGANFLLKAVHPEAFTYMGGQKEFVKIDHDDLYPYLLVNIGSGVSMIKVDGPGKFERVSGTNVGGGTFWGLGKLLTKCKNFDELLELSHRGNNRVIDMLVGDIYGGMDYTKIGLVSTAIASSFGKAISDNKELEDYKPEDISRSLLRMISNNVGQISYLNALRFGLKRIFFAGFFIRGHAYTMDTIAVAVHFWSKGEAKAMFLKHEGFLGALGSFMSYEKHGFEDLKVHQSVQQYPVGASLGGDTSHDPPNEDLNENQSIDCSVYLS; encoded by the exons ATGGAAATTGGGAACGTTGGAATTACAGAGGTTTCAAAACCCACCAATTCCGAAGCTCAAATTTCCCACCTTGCTCTCGATATTGGAG GTTCTCTGATAAAGTTGGTGTATTTCTCAACGAACAGTGACGATTCGTCTTCTTCGAATGATAGCTTAGCAGCTTCTAATGGCGATAGAGGGCGTCCTGTTCTTGAAGGGAAGCTCCATTTTGCAAAGTTTGAAACTCAGAAAATCAATGACTGTATAGACTTCATTCGATCCAAGCAACTTCGCCTTACTG GCTCCGAACAACACGGAGCTTCTGGGAGCGCGAAGTGCGTTATTAAG GCCACAGGTGGTGGGGCATTCAAGTACGCAGATCTCTTTAAAGAAAAGCTTGGGATTTCTCTTGACAAGGCAGATGAAATGGACTGTCTTGTGGCCGGAGCAAATTTTCTGCTTAAG GCAGTTCACCCTGAAGCATTCACATACATGGGTGGTCAGAAAGAATTTGTGAAGATTGACCATGATGATCTATATCCCTATCTGCTTGTCAATATTGGTTCTGGTGTCAGTATGATCAAG GTAGATGGACCTGGTAAGTTTGAGCGAGTAAGTGGAACCAATGTTGGTGGTGGCACCTTTTGGGGTTTGGGGAAGCTTTTAACAaagtgcaagaa TTTTGACGAGTTGCTGGAGTTAAGTCATCGGGGAAATAATAGAGTGATAGACATGCTTGTCGGGGACATCTATGGTGGAATGGACTATACAAAG ATTGGTCTGGTATCAACAGCCATTGCTTCTAGCTTTGGCAAAGCAATTTCTGATAATAAGGAGCTGGAAGATTACAAACCTGAAGATATTTCTCGATCCCTCTTAAGAATGATTTCAAATAATGTTGGACAG ATCTCATACTTGAATGCACTGAGATTTGGGCTCAAGCGAATATTCTTTGCTGGATTTTTCATTCGGGGCCATGCTTACACCATGGACACGATTGCTGTTGCCGTTCATTTCTG GTCTAAAGGTGAGGCAAAAGCAATGTTCTTAAAACACGAAGGATTTCTTGGAGCATTGGGTTCATTCATGAGCTATGAAAAGCATGGTTTTGAGGACTTGAAAGTCCATCAGTCGGTGCAACAATACCCAGTTGGTGCATCCCTCGGAGGTGATACGAGTCATGATCCACCAAATGAGGACTTGAACGAAAACCAAAGTATAGACTGCAGCGTCTACCTGTCATAA
- the LOC126607938 gene encoding type 2 DNA topoisomerase 6 subunit B-like isoform X1: MTIASAQDLCLQLISSAFQRCRTSEDLCRLSVLLKRSPPSDPRSVQISVSDTGVGSCAEEFGGLKLRREAFGAQIWDGLLFVTTTGIGDDEIHHYQLNLKESASGRRLTRLPSNLKNGLQFSGTEVRLSIFENIDVLLPAFCCFFRKILMLKIPNVSIELVVEQGDAPGSRYVNVFVANEGRNPLPFAASNLERLRSGVEDYVFKHGNTLGKKCESCFSSGEHLKIGSGAACCTESRRYPGSVMEAVIVISEMSEVASTCPRTCSSKTEVLYFKDFTPCPIPQSSLKALTSIDWKSYGLSFGSVVDQGGFAIVEWDNLPPSVQIDIVLHHYHEQITIPSARRKTRPDQNLIKKAIKLALNDLKDNYAGVLLSAHAVKVRSYAPDLAKTISSLILSSNDADFREECCSFLGLQSQGVGGEAVEDCIREKIIAVVEMHDREPQRSKELPTFLFEDDHLQEFGSPDGEYEGEGAFGSMDIC; this comes from the exons ATGACCATCGCTTCAGCCCAAGACCTCTGCCTGCAA TTAATTTCGTCGGCATTTCAAAGATGCCGCACGTCGGAGGACCTCTGCAGACTCTCCGTCCTTCTCAAGCGCTCTCCGCCGTCTGATCCCCGCTCCGTTCAAATTTCAG TCTCGGATACCGGCGTGGGGAGCTGCGCAGAGGAGTTTGGAGGTTTGAAGCTTCGTAGGGAGGCATTTGGCGCGCAAATTTGGG ATGGATTGCTTTTCGTCACAACCACCG GTATTGGTGATGATGAGATACATCATTACCAGTTGAATCTGAAAGAAAGTGCGTCAGGGAGACGGTTGACCAGGCTGCCTTCAAATCTTAAGAATGGACTCCAATTCAG TGGGACTGAAGTACGTCTGTCAATTTTCGAAAACATTGATGTTTTGCTGCCAGCGTTTTGTTGCTTCTTTCGGAAGATCCTCATGTTGAAGATCCCG AATGTTTCAATTGAACTGGTAGTTGAACAAGGGGATGCTCCTGGATCTAGATACGTAAATGTTTTTGTAGCGAATGAGGGGAGGAACCCTTTACCTTTTGCAGCCTCAAATCTTGAACGTTTAAGGTCAGGGGTTGAAGATTATGTTTTCAAGCATGGGAATACATTAGGGAAAAAATGCGAGTCATGCTTCTCAAGTGG GGAGCATCTCAAGATTGGTAGTGGAGCAGCATGCTGCACAGAAAGCCGAAGGTATCCTGGATCAGTGATGGAAGCGGTGATTGTAATTAGTGAAATGTCGGAGGTAGCCAGTACTTGTCCGAGGACATGTAGCTCGAAAACTGAG GTCTTGTACTTCAAAGATTTCACACCGTGCCCAATCCCTCAATCCTCTCTGAAGGCGTTAACTAGCATTGACTGGAAAAGTTACGGATTGAGCTTTGGGAGCGTTGTGGATCAGGGCGGCTTTGCAATAGTGGAATGGGACAACTTGCCCCCATCTGTTCAAATCGATATTGTCCTCCACCACTACCACGAGC AGATTACAATACCATCAGCAAGGCGAAAGACGCGACCTGATCAGAATCTCATTAAAAAAGCGATTAAGCTTGCATTGAACGATTTGAAGGACAATTACGCTGGAGTTCTTCTAAGTGCCCATGCCGTCAAG GTCCGTAGCTATGCCCCCGATCTCGCGAAAACAATTTCTAGCCTAATCTTGTCTTCCAATGACGCGGACTTCCGAGAAGAATGCTGCTCTTTTCTTGGATTGCAATCTCAAGGAGTTGGAGGTGAAGCCGTTGAAGATTGTATAAGGGAAAAGATCATTGCAGTAGTAGAAATGCATGACAGAGAGCCCCAGAGAAGCAAAGAACTGCCAACTTTTCTTTTCGAGGATGATCACTTGCAGGAATTTGGGTCTCCAGACGGGGAATATGAAGGAGAGGGTGCATTTGGCTCTATGGATATATGTTAA
- the LOC126607938 gene encoding type 2 DNA topoisomerase 6 subunit B-like isoform X2: MTIASAQDLCLQLISSAFQRCRTSEDLCRLSVLLKRSPPSDPRSVQISVSDTGVGSCAEEFGGLKLRREAFGAQIWDGLLFVTTTGIGDDEIHHYQLNLKESASGRRLTRLPSNLKNGLQFSGTEVRLSIFENIDVLLPAFCCFFRKILMLKIPNVSIELVVEQGDAPGSRYVNVFVANEGRNPLPFAASNLERLRSGVEDYVFKHGNTLGKKCESCFSSGEHLKIGSGAACCTESRRYPGSVMEAVIVISEMSEVASTCPRTCSSKTEVLYFKDFTPCPIPQSSLKALTSIDWKSYGLSFGSVVDQGGFAIVEWDNLPPSVQIDIVLHHYHEQIPSARRKTRPDQNLIKKAIKLALNDLKDNYAGVLLSAHAVKVRSYAPDLAKTISSLILSSNDADFREECCSFLGLQSQGVGGEAVEDCIREKIIAVVEMHDREPQRSKELPTFLFEDDHLQEFGSPDGEYEGEGAFGSMDIC, translated from the exons ATGACCATCGCTTCAGCCCAAGACCTCTGCCTGCAA TTAATTTCGTCGGCATTTCAAAGATGCCGCACGTCGGAGGACCTCTGCAGACTCTCCGTCCTTCTCAAGCGCTCTCCGCCGTCTGATCCCCGCTCCGTTCAAATTTCAG TCTCGGATACCGGCGTGGGGAGCTGCGCAGAGGAGTTTGGAGGTTTGAAGCTTCGTAGGGAGGCATTTGGCGCGCAAATTTGGG ATGGATTGCTTTTCGTCACAACCACCG GTATTGGTGATGATGAGATACATCATTACCAGTTGAATCTGAAAGAAAGTGCGTCAGGGAGACGGTTGACCAGGCTGCCTTCAAATCTTAAGAATGGACTCCAATTCAG TGGGACTGAAGTACGTCTGTCAATTTTCGAAAACATTGATGTTTTGCTGCCAGCGTTTTGTTGCTTCTTTCGGAAGATCCTCATGTTGAAGATCCCG AATGTTTCAATTGAACTGGTAGTTGAACAAGGGGATGCTCCTGGATCTAGATACGTAAATGTTTTTGTAGCGAATGAGGGGAGGAACCCTTTACCTTTTGCAGCCTCAAATCTTGAACGTTTAAGGTCAGGGGTTGAAGATTATGTTTTCAAGCATGGGAATACATTAGGGAAAAAATGCGAGTCATGCTTCTCAAGTGG GGAGCATCTCAAGATTGGTAGTGGAGCAGCATGCTGCACAGAAAGCCGAAGGTATCCTGGATCAGTGATGGAAGCGGTGATTGTAATTAGTGAAATGTCGGAGGTAGCCAGTACTTGTCCGAGGACATGTAGCTCGAAAACTGAG GTCTTGTACTTCAAAGATTTCACACCGTGCCCAATCCCTCAATCCTCTCTGAAGGCGTTAACTAGCATTGACTGGAAAAGTTACGGATTGAGCTTTGGGAGCGTTGTGGATCAGGGCGGCTTTGCAATAGTGGAATGGGACAACTTGCCCCCATCTGTTCAAATCGATATTGTCCTCCACCACTACCACGAGCA AATACCATCAGCAAGGCGAAAGACGCGACCTGATCAGAATCTCATTAAAAAAGCGATTAAGCTTGCATTGAACGATTTGAAGGACAATTACGCTGGAGTTCTTCTAAGTGCCCATGCCGTCAAG GTCCGTAGCTATGCCCCCGATCTCGCGAAAACAATTTCTAGCCTAATCTTGTCTTCCAATGACGCGGACTTCCGAGAAGAATGCTGCTCTTTTCTTGGATTGCAATCTCAAGGAGTTGGAGGTGAAGCCGTTGAAGATTGTATAAGGGAAAAGATCATTGCAGTAGTAGAAATGCATGACAGAGAGCCCCAGAGAAGCAAAGAACTGCCAACTTTTCTTTTCGAGGATGATCACTTGCAGGAATTTGGGTCTCCAGACGGGGAATATGAAGGAGAGGGTGCATTTGGCTCTATGGATATATGTTAA